The Acidianus infernus genome window below encodes:
- the rpoA2 gene encoding DNA-directed RNA polymerase subunit A'': MINEEDKKYLEEKLSSLSGKIPDSVIQKLRDAIVSYPANITKEEIDKIINLTLKDYDVSLINPGEAAGVVAAQSIGEPGTQMTLRTFHFAGVRELNVTLGLPRLIEIVDARKVPSTPMMTIYLTDEYKTDREKAISIARKIEYTKIENVVDSTSIDMASMALIIHLDEKMLKDKGIEPDEVEKVIRKLKLGDFTIDRPDELTITVTFQNMDSITGLFKAREKILNTKIKGIKGIKRAIVQKRGDEYVIITDGSNLEGVLGIKGVDVSRIETNNLHEVENVLGIEAARELITREIKKVLDEQGLDVDIRHVELVADIMTRTGEVRQIGRHGVTGEKTSVFAKAAFEVTVKHLLDAAARGDVEEFRGVVENIIIGQPIKLGTGMVELLMKPGAR; the protein is encoded by the coding sequence ATGATTAATGAAGAAGATAAAAAATATTTGGAAGAAAAATTATCTTCATTAAGTGGTAAAATTCCAGATAGTGTTATTCAGAAGTTAAGAGATGCAATAGTCTCGTATCCAGCAAATATAACTAAGGAGGAGATTGATAAAATAATCAATTTAACATTAAAAGATTACGATGTATCGCTAATAAATCCTGGAGAAGCAGCGGGTGTAGTTGCTGCCCAATCAATTGGGGAGCCAGGTACTCAGATGACTTTAAGAACCTTCCACTTTGCTGGAGTTAGAGAGTTAAACGTAACTTTAGGTTTGCCAAGATTAATAGAAATAGTAGACGCAAGAAAGGTTCCTTCTACACCAATGATGACTATCTATCTTACAGACGAATATAAAACAGATAGGGAAAAGGCAATTTCTATAGCTAGGAAAATAGAATATACAAAAATAGAGAACGTAGTAGATTCAACTAGCATAGATATGGCATCTATGGCTCTTATAATTCATCTTGATGAGAAAATGCTAAAGGATAAAGGAATTGAGCCAGACGAAGTTGAAAAAGTGATTAGAAAACTAAAACTAGGAGATTTTACGATTGATAGGCCAGATGAATTAACAATTACAGTTACTTTCCAGAATATGGATAGTATAACCGGATTATTTAAAGCAAGAGAAAAGATACTTAATACTAAAATTAAAGGCATTAAAGGAATAAAAAGAGCAATAGTACAAAAAAGAGGGGATGAATACGTGATTATAACAGATGGATCTAACTTAGAAGGAGTATTAGGAATTAAAGGAGTAGATGTAAGTAGGATAGAAACTAATAATCTTCATGAAGTAGAAAACGTATTAGGAATTGAAGCCGCAAGAGAATTAATAACTAGAGAAATTAAGAAAGTGTTAGACGAGCAAGGTTTAGACGTAGATATAAGGCACGTTGAGCTCGTTGCCGACATAATGACTAGAACTGGAGAAGTTAGGCAAATTGGAAGACATGGTGTAACTGGAGAAAAAACTAGTGTATTTGCAAAAGCCGCCTTTGAAGTAACAGTTAAACATTTATTAGACGCTGCAGCAAGAGGTGACGTGGAAGAGTTTAGAGGAGTAGTAGAAAATATTATTATTGGGCAACCTATTAAACTTGGAACTGGAATGGTTGAGCTTCTCATGAAGCCTGGAGCGAGGTGA
- a CDS encoding 50S ribosomal protein L30e produces the protein MSQQISFESELKTLLKTGKVIFGARRTIKSLKLGKIKAVIIASTLRTDLKADILYYSKISGVPIYEYPGSGWELGTLAGKPFMVSTIGVENEGDSKILQLAKPVS, from the coding sequence ATGTCTCAACAAATATCATTCGAATCAGAATTAAAAACACTTTTAAAAACAGGAAAGGTAATATTTGGGGCAAGAAGAACAATAAAAAGCTTAAAATTAGGCAAAATTAAGGCAGTGATAATAGCATCTACCTTAAGAACTGATTTAAAGGCAGATATTCTATATTATTCTAAGATATCTGGAGTACCAATTTATGAGTATCCTGGCAGTGGATGGGAATTAGGAACATTAGCTGGAAAACCTTTTATGGTATCAACAATTGGTGTAGAAAATGAAGGTGACTCAAAGATTCTACAACTTGCAAAGCCAGTCTCATGA
- a CDS encoding NusA-like transcription termination signal-binding factor, with translation MPEIKLTQDEIRYMSLFQEVTKVTAKDCVVDEENNRIIFLVDPHFMGLAIGKNGMNVKKLKKVLGKDIEIVAYSDNLEDMVKNLMSPARVRSVKVIDNDSKKTVYITVDPQDKGIAIGKSGKNVVRAKLILKRYMDIDSVVIV, from the coding sequence TTGCCAGAGATCAAGCTAACTCAGGACGAAATAAGATATATGTCTTTATTTCAAGAAGTAACTAAAGTTACTGCTAAGGATTGTGTTGTAGATGAAGAAAATAATAGGATAATTTTCTTAGTTGATCCTCATTTTATGGGTTTAGCCATAGGAAAAAATGGTATGAACGTAAAGAAGCTAAAGAAAGTTTTGGGAAAGGACATAGAAATAGTTGCGTATAGTGATAACCTAGAAGATATGGTAAAGAACTTAATGTCGCCAGCAAGAGTAAGAAGTGTAAAAGTTATAGATAATGATAGTAAAAAGACTGTCTATATAACAGTAGATCCACAAGATAAAGGTATTGCTATAGGTAAAAGCGGAAAGAACGTTGTTAGAGCAAAATTAATTTTAAAAAGATATATGGATATAGACTCAGTAGTTATTGTCTGA
- a CDS encoding 30S ribosomal protein S12 produces the protein MSGKSPKGLYAARKLKLKRLKFRWSQRSFKARMLQLKKRFDPLEGAPMARGIVLEKVGIESRQPNSAVRKCVRVQLVKNGRVVTAFVPGDGGVNFIDEHDEVVIAGIGGTLGRSMGDLPGVRYKVIMVNGVSLDALYKGKKQKPVR, from the coding sequence ATGTCGGGAAAATCACCTAAAGGTTTATATGCAGCAAGAAAACTTAAACTGAAGAGATTAAAGTTTAGGTGGAGCCAAAGGTCATTTAAAGCTAGGATGTTGCAATTAAAGAAGAGATTTGACCCATTAGAAGGAGCTCCAATGGCTAGAGGAATAGTGCTAGAAAAAGTAGGTATAGAATCGAGGCAGCCTAATTCTGCAGTAAGGAAATGTGTTAGAGTTCAGTTAGTTAAGAACGGTAGAGTAGTTACTGCTTTCGTTCCAGGAGACGGTGGAGTTAACTTTATCGATGAGCACGATGAGGTAGTAATAGCAGGCATAGGAGGTACATTAGGTAGATCAATGGGTGACCTACCGGGAGTTAGATATAAAGTTATTATGGTTAATGGAGTATCTTTAGACGCATTATATAAAGGAAAGAAACAAAAACCAGTTAGGTAA